A genomic window from Gossypium hirsutum isolate 1008001.06 chromosome D12, Gossypium_hirsutum_v2.1, whole genome shotgun sequence includes:
- the LOC121224433 gene encoding leucoanthocyanidin reductase isoform X1, translating into MKSTHMNGSYPNESETGQTLVIGSSGFIGRFITEACLDSGRPTYILVRSSSNSPSKASTIKFLQDKGAIVIYGSITDQEFMEKVLREYKIEVVISAVGGESILDQFSLIEAIKNVNTVKRFVPSEFGHDIDRAEPVEPGLTMYEQKSKIRRQIEECGIPYSYICCNSIAAWPYHDNTHPADVLPPLDRFQIYGDGTVKAYFVAGSDIGKFTVMSIDDDRTLNKTVHFQPPSNLLNMNEMASLWETKIGRVLPRVNITEQDLLQRAQEMRIPQSVVAAITHDIFINGCQINFSLDKTTDVEVCSLYPNTSFRTIAECFDDFAKKISDNEKAVSKPVTASNTDIFVPTAKPEALAITAICT; encoded by the exons ATGAAATCAACACACATGAATGGTTCATATCCAAATGAGTCAGAGACCGGTCAGACTCTAGTTATCGGTTCAAGTGGGTTCATAGGTCGGTTCATTACCGAGGCCTGTCTAGACTCAGGCCGGCCAACGTATATCTTAGTCCGCTCTAGTTCAAACTCTCCCTCGAAAGCTTCCACCATTAAGTTTCTTCAAGACAAAGGAGCCATcgttatatat GGTTCTATCACCGACCAAGAATTCATGGAGAAAGTTCTGAGAGAATATAAGATAGAAGTTGTAATATCTGCTGTAGGAGGGGAGAGCATCTTGGACCAGTTCAGTCTAATAGAGGCTATTAAGAATGTAAACACTGTGAAG AGGTTTGTACCGTCGGAATTTGGTCATGACATAGATAGGGCAGAACCGGTGGAACCGGGGCTGACCATGTATGAGCAAAAGAGCAAGATTAGGAGGCAGATAGAGGAGTGCGGGATCCCGTACAGTTACATATGCTGCAACTCCATTGCTGCTTGGCCCTACCATGACAACACTCATCCAGCAGATGTTCTACCACCCCTTGATAGGTTCCAAATCTATGGTGATGGCACTGTCAAAG CATACTTTGTGGCGGGTTCCGATATTGGAAAGTTCACTGTGATGTCCATTGATGATGATCGAACACTAAACAAAACCGTCCATTTTCAACCTCCAAGTAACCTATTAAACATGAACGAAATGGCTTCACTATGGGAGACAAAGATCGGCCGCGTGCTGCCTAGGGTAAATATCACAGAACAAGATCTGCTCCAGCGGGCTCAAG AGATGCGGATCCCGCAGAGTGTGGTTGCTGCGATAACTCATGACATTTTCATAAATGGCTGTCAAATAAACTTCAGCTTGGACAAAACTACTGATGTTGAAGTCTGCTCTCTCTATCCGAACACTTCTTTTCGGACCATTGCGGAGTGCTTCGACGATTTTGCCAAGAAGATATCAGATAATGAAAAAGCAGTGAGCAAGCCGGTGACTGCAAGCAACACTGACATTTTTGTGCCCACTGCTAAACCAGAAGCATTGGCTATCACCGCGATATGCACATGA
- the LOC121224433 gene encoding leucoanthocyanidin reductase isoform X2 has product MKSTHMNGSYPNESETGQTLVIGSSGFIGRFITEACLDSGRPTYILVRSSSNSPSKASTIKFLQDKGAIVIYRFVPSEFGHDIDRAEPVEPGLTMYEQKSKIRRQIEECGIPYSYICCNSIAAWPYHDNTHPADVLPPLDRFQIYGDGTVKAYFVAGSDIGKFTVMSIDDDRTLNKTVHFQPPSNLLNMNEMASLWETKIGRVLPRVNITEQDLLQRAQEMRIPQSVVAAITHDIFINGCQINFSLDKTTDVEVCSLYPNTSFRTIAECFDDFAKKISDNEKAVSKPVTASNTDIFVPTAKPEALAITAICT; this is encoded by the exons ATGAAATCAACACACATGAATGGTTCATATCCAAATGAGTCAGAGACCGGTCAGACTCTAGTTATCGGTTCAAGTGGGTTCATAGGTCGGTTCATTACCGAGGCCTGTCTAGACTCAGGCCGGCCAACGTATATCTTAGTCCGCTCTAGTTCAAACTCTCCCTCGAAAGCTTCCACCATTAAGTTTCTTCAAGACAAAGGAGCCATcgttatatat AGGTTTGTACCGTCGGAATTTGGTCATGACATAGATAGGGCAGAACCGGTGGAACCGGGGCTGACCATGTATGAGCAAAAGAGCAAGATTAGGAGGCAGATAGAGGAGTGCGGGATCCCGTACAGTTACATATGCTGCAACTCCATTGCTGCTTGGCCCTACCATGACAACACTCATCCAGCAGATGTTCTACCACCCCTTGATAGGTTCCAAATCTATGGTGATGGCACTGTCAAAG CATACTTTGTGGCGGGTTCCGATATTGGAAAGTTCACTGTGATGTCCATTGATGATGATCGAACACTAAACAAAACCGTCCATTTTCAACCTCCAAGTAACCTATTAAACATGAACGAAATGGCTTCACTATGGGAGACAAAGATCGGCCGCGTGCTGCCTAGGGTAAATATCACAGAACAAGATCTGCTCCAGCGGGCTCAAG AGATGCGGATCCCGCAGAGTGTGGTTGCTGCGATAACTCATGACATTTTCATAAATGGCTGTCAAATAAACTTCAGCTTGGACAAAACTACTGATGTTGAAGTCTGCTCTCTCTATCCGAACACTTCTTTTCGGACCATTGCGGAGTGCTTCGACGATTTTGCCAAGAAGATATCAGATAATGAAAAAGCAGTGAGCAAGCCGGTGACTGCAAGCAACACTGACATTTTTGTGCCCACTGCTAAACCAGAAGCATTGGCTATCACCGCGATATGCACATGA